The region AAATTCAAGTAAGATAGCATCAACTTCAGCTAGCGTAAGCGGTGTTGCTGTTGAGGGTATGGGATTTGCCATCCCTTCAAATGATGTGGAAAATATCATTGCAAAACTTGAAAAGGATGGAGAAGTAATTAGGCCAGCTCTTGGTATCCAAATGTTAAATCTTGCGGATATTCCTAAAGATACCATCGATAAGAACTTGAAGATTCCTGATGATGTAACAAGTGGTGTTGTTGTGGCTAGCGTTCAAGCTGGGATGCCTGCTGAGAATGCTGGTTTGAAGAAATATGATGTTATCACCCAACTTGGTGACACACCTACAGCTACTTATACAGACTTGCAATCAGCCCTTTATAAATATAGCGTTGGTGATACTGTAAAGATTACCTACTACCGAGATGGTAAAAAGGAAACAGCTGATGTTAAGCTTAGTGAATCGACAAAAAAATTAAGCAAGGAACAAACAAGCGACAAGTAAACGGACATTAAAAGGCGACCTGGGTCGTCTTTTTTCTTGGCTTAAAGCTTGCTAAAGAAGGCCCCTTAAACTAGAATACCCATATGATGAAAAAAGATAATGAACAAATTAAGAATATCAGTCTAAAGGAAATTTCCCCCAATCCCTACCAGCCAAGGATTCACTTTGATTCTACTAAACTTTTGGAACTTGCCCAGTCAATCAAGGAAAATGGCCTGCTCCAACCGATTATTGTTCGAAAATCTCACGTTTTTGGCTATCAGATTCTTGCTGGCGAAAGAAGGTTTAGGGCCTTTGAAATGTTAGGACTTCCTACTATTCCAGCAGTAATCAGACAACTGGAAGATCAGGAAATGATGATTTTATCTATTTTAGAAAATCTCCAGAGAGATGATATGACAGCCCTTGAGGAAGCCAAATCCTATAAAAATCTATCAGATAAGGCAAAGATGACCCACCAGGAAATTGCTAGTAAACTTGGTAAATCAAGGCCCTATGTTTCTAATATGATTAGAATTTTACAACTGCCTGAAACAATTCTTGAAATGATTGAAAATAAATCAATTAGTCCTGGGCATGCGCGTGTTCTTCTTGCTCTTGATGATGAAGCTGAACAGGAAAGAGTAGCTCGGCTAGTCTTACAAAATAAAATCTCAGTCAGAGAACTTGAAAAACTGATTT is a window of Streptococcaceae bacterium ESL0729 DNA encoding:
- a CDS encoding ParB/RepB/Spo0J family partition protein, which produces MKKDNEQIKNISLKEISPNPYQPRIHFDSTKLLELAQSIKENGLLQPIIVRKSHVFGYQILAGERRFRAFEMLGLPTIPAVIRQLEDQEMMILSILENLQRDDMTALEEAKSYKNLSDKAKMTHQEIASKLGKSRPYVSNMIRILQLPETILEMIENKSISPGHARVLLALDDEAEQERVARLVLQNKISVRELEKLISKDKLDSKNNPLPKNIFIDEIEERLAQKFGSKIQIKTNKHNKGEIKISFNNLDELNRLIEDLLS